A single genomic interval of Zingiber officinale cultivar Zhangliang chromosome 4A, Zo_v1.1, whole genome shotgun sequence harbors:
- the LOC121972668 gene encoding uncharacterized protein LOC121972668: MGIGAVLMQEMRLIAYLSEKLTGETLNYFTYDKEMHALVRALETWQHYLLPKEFMIHTNYQSLKHLKGQHKLNLCHAKWVEFIETFPYVIRCKQDKENVVIDALSRRYALLSILDTKLLGFEYMKDLYANDIDFSEMFKVCEKVALGKPIVVA; the protein is encoded by the exons atGGGTATAGGTGCTGTACTTATGCAAGAAATGAGACTGATTGCTTACTTGAGTGAGAAGTTGACTGGAGAAACTCTCAACTATTTCACATATGACAAAGAGATGCatgcattggtgagagcattAGAGACATGGCAGCATTACCTATTGCCAAAAGAATTCATGATTCACACAAATTATCAGTCTCTAAAACATTTGAAAGGCCAACATAAGTTGAACTTATGTCATGCTAAATGGGTGGAGTTCATCgagacatttccttatgtgatccgATGTAAGCAAGATAAAGAGAATGTGGTCATTGATGCATTATCTCGAAGGTACGCTTTACTTTCCATTTTAGATACGAAattacttggatttgaatatatgAAGGATTTATATGCTAACGATATTGATTTTTCTGAAATGTTCAAAGTATGTGAAAAGGTTGCATTAg GAAAGCCCATAGTGGTAGCTTGA